In one window of Geotrypetes seraphini chromosome 3, aGeoSer1.1, whole genome shotgun sequence DNA:
- the LOC117357246 gene encoding inhibin beta C chain-like, with translation MALTLHPQALATPYWHEWAWFYLLALVTTWAASSMAEGRNAGCPSCGVPSLTLEPSTERQIMLELVKQQILQKLHLTERPNITHPIPRLTVLSALRRLHPGKARSEGLRAAFNWDSQGENLDSRQQSFKIISFAESESSSDTKARLSFQFTREKSQNVQFVHAHLWLYFESHKPKKTNLTLRLFLVEEGSSKGTFISEKELEVKWSGWHMFSLMPALQSFFNRAETLRLELDCKGCQDTLSMVNASESHQSFLVAQGKIREPSHHVTKRSLSCDQNTKLCCRKDYYVSFKDIGWNDWIIKPEGYQLNYCMGTCPVHIAGAPGMAASFHATVLNLIKANNIHTGISSCCVPTERRPLSLLYFDKDSNIVKTDIPHMIVEACGCS, from the exons ATGGCTTTGACCCTGCATCCTCAGGCGCTGGCTACTCCGTACTGGCATGAGTGGGCGTGGTTCTACCTGCTTGCCCTGGTTACCACCTGGGCTGCCTCATCGATGGCGGAGGGAAGGAATGCCGGCTGTCCATCGTGTGGGGTGCCCTCTCTCACCTTGGAGCCCAGCACAGAGCGGCAGATCATGCTGGAGCTGGTAAAGCAGCAGATCCTACAGAAACTGCACCTGACAGAGAGGCCAAACATCACTCACCCCATCCCAAGACTGACTGTGCTCAGTGCCCTACGCAGGCTGCACCCAGGGAAGGCGAGGTCAGAGGGGCTGAGGGCAGCCTTCAACTGGGACAGTCAGGGGGAGAACCTTGACTCAAGGCAGCAGAGCTTCAAAATTATCAGCTTTGCTGAATCAG AGTCTTCAAGTGACACAAAAGCCAGACTGAGCTTCCAATTCAccagagaaaagagtcaaaaTGTCCAATTTGTTCACGCCCACCTGTGGCTCTATTTTGAGTCCCACAAACCCAAAAAGACAAATCTCACACTGAGGCTGTTTTTGGTTGAAGAAGGCAGCTCCAAAGGAACATTCATCAGTGAGAAAGAGTTAGAAGTAAAATGGAGTGGCTGGCACATGTTCTCCCTGATGCCAGCACTCCAGAGTTTCTTCAACAGAGCTGAGACTTTGAGATTGGAACTGGACTGCAAGGGTTGCCAGGATACCCTTTCTATGGTCAATGCCAGTGAATCTCACCAGTCCTTTCTAGTTGCCCAAGGCAAGATCAGAGAACCTAGCCATCATGTGACCAAGCGAAGCCTCAGCTGTGACCAGAATACTAAACTGTGTTGCAGGAAAGATTACTATGTCAGTTTTAAAGACATTGGCTGGAATGACTGGATTATAAAGCCTGAGGGTTACCAGCTAAACTATTGCATGGGCACATGCCCCGTGCACATTGCTGGTGCCCCTGGCATGGCTGCATCTTTCCACGCTACGGTCTTGAACCTTATCAAAGCCAACAATATCCATACAGGAATCAGCTCCTGCTGTGTGCCTACTGAGCGCAGGCCACTTTCTTTGCTGTACTTCGACAAGGACAGCAATATTGTGAAGACCGATATTCCACACATGATTGTGGAGGCCTGTGGTTGCAGCTGA